The window ATGAGACAAAGCACACAATATCTACACGGTATTAAATGCTATTACACTTTACAAGCAAATTAGGTCTAATGATTGAAGTACTCACTGATCATCCAAAAATTTAGCAGCCAACATGATGCTTGTGATGAGAAGACGATGAACATTCAAGTGACTAAGAAACGCATCCATCTGAAGCAGAAACCtccgaatatatatatatccaacaACAAAGCAAGAAGCACTACATTTCGAGTACCGAAAAATCCTTTCGATGTACTGTTTAATTGTTAAAGAGGGCGATTTTGATCCATGAAACACTGTAATaacatctttctttcttgctgAACCATCTAAAAGAATAGACTTTTCAAGAACAGATGAAAGAAGCTGCAACACTCGGGGATACCCCGAAACACTTCCGCTAGATTCATATAATCCTAAAGCTGCATATGTTTCTGATTCAATCCCACTTCTCATGTTGATTGAGTAGTGATATTGGGAATTCTTTGGGAATTTTTATGTATAGATTATTATAGAAATATCAATTGGGAATAAGATTTTCTTTATGAAATTCTGTTCTTTCTTTGAGGTAAAGTTAAATTGGGACCATTTGGGGGAATTGTTTAATTCTTTGGATTAGAGTAGAAAAGGTTGTTGTTTTAGAGTAAGAGGATTAAGTAATACTCGAATATGATTCAGACAAATGAGACTTTCAAAGTTGTTTTAGGATATGTTTGGAGTATCTTATAAAAGGGTATGATTGATGTGTGATAAATGGCGGAGTCGGAACCAAATACTCGGAGTGTTAATGGGTGAAAATTTGTTAAAGATTACATTTTGAGATGAAGTATCAACTACGATATTGTAGATTTCCCTAGTGATGCTAAATCCGTGACAAATTCTAAATTGTATCCTCGTGTGCCGAAAATTACTTTTAAGATAGTGGAAGTTCCACTATACAATATCTTTAATTTGGATTAATCCTTTGATTGgggtaatttttataaaaaatta is drawn from Euphorbia lathyris chromosome 9, ddEupLath1.1, whole genome shotgun sequence and contains these coding sequences:
- the LOC136206811 gene encoding cyclin-P3-1, coding for MRSGIESETYAALGLYESSGSVSGYPRVLQLLSSVLEKSILLDGSARKKDVITVFHGSKSPSLTIKQYIERIFRYSKCSASCFVVGYIYIRRFLLQMDAFLSHLNVHRLLITSIMLAAKFLDDQCCNNAYYAKVGGVSTAEMNRMEMKFLFKLDFRLQVTLEDFRNSCFNLERETIGDYHIHAWPPPKRTWQNTHKTSTRRAM